A region from the Peromyscus leucopus breed LL Stock chromosome 9, UCI_PerLeu_2.1, whole genome shotgun sequence genome encodes:
- the Comtd1 gene encoding catechol O-methyltransferase domain-containing protein 1 translates to MAQPLPRLSVPAALALGSAALGAAFATGLLLGRRWPPWGSRRQQSLLPPEDSPLWQYLLSRSMREHPALRSLRLLTLEQPQGDSMMTCEQAQLLANLARLIKAKKALDLGTFTGYSALALALALPEAGRVVTCEVDTEPPELGRPLWKQAEVEQKIDLRLQPALQTLDELLAAGEAGTFDVAVVDADKENCAAYYERCLQLLRPGGVLAVLRVLWRGEVLQPKPRDKAVECVRNLNERILRDARVYISLLPLGDGLSLAFKI, encoded by the exons ATGGCTCAGCCACTGCCTCGGCTGTCTGTCCCCGCCGCGCTGGCCCTGGGCTCGGCCGCGCTGGGCGCCGCCTTCGCCACTGGTCTCTTGCTGG GGAGACGGTGGCCTCCGTGGGGATCCAGGCGACAACAGAGCCTGCTGCCCCCTGAGGACAGTCCCCTGTGGCAGTATCTGCTGAGCCGCTCCATGCGGGAGCACCCGGCGCTGCGAAGCCTGCGACTG CTGACCCTGGAGCAGCCGCAGGGGGATTCCATGATGACATGTGAGCAGGCCCAGCTTCTGGCCAACCTGGCCCGGCTCATCAAGGCCAAGAAAGCGCTGGACCTGG GTACTTTCACTGGCTACTCCGCCCTGGCGCTAGCCCTGGCGCTTCCCGAGGCTGGCCGCGTGGTGACCTGCGAGGTGGACACGGAACCCCCGGAGCTGGGGCGGCCCCTCTGGAAGCAG GCCGAAGTGGAGCAGAAGATCGACCTTCGGCTGCAGCCGGCCCTGCAGACTTTGG ATGAGCTCCTAGCGGCGGGCGAGGCCGGAACCTTCGACGTAGCGGTGGTGGACGCTGACAAGGAGAACTGTGCCGCCTACTACGAGCGCTGTCTACAGCTGCTTCGCCCCGGAGGCGTGCTCGCCGTGCTCAGG GTCCTGTGGCGCGGAGAGGTGCTGCAGCCCAAGCCCAGGGACAAGGCTGTGGAGTGCGTTAGGAACCTGAATGAACGCATCCTACGGGACGCCAGGGTCTACATCAGCCTCCTGCCCCTGGGGGACGGGCTCTCCTTGGCCTTCAAGATCTAA